In Zingiber officinale cultivar Zhangliang chromosome 8B, Zo_v1.1, whole genome shotgun sequence, a single genomic region encodes these proteins:
- the LOC122013426 gene encoding adenine/guanine permease AZG2-like: MEVGPCKGLGEMSKESYRSLSGSWRRAEGALNRAVAGSRVGKYFNIEARKTSFTKELRAGAATFLTMAYIISVNAAILGDSGGPCTPRHCTHVHAVVANSSATHARHHGALTAQRPCDLDADPGYQKCLETTKSDLVMATIVAAMVGSFAMGAVANLPLALAPGMGANAYFAYNMVGFRGSGPVAYETAMAAVMLEGCLFLVLSVLGLRAKLARMIPRSIRLASAAGIGLFLAFTGLQARQGMGLVGPSKSTLVAVAACARTDAATGECLGGVMQSPTFWLAAVGFLITAVCLSREVKGSMIYGIVFVTVISWFRGTSVTIFPNTDQGNSHYHYFKQVVGFHTIKNTAGRISFRGFNKGGVWVSVLTLLYVDVLDTTGSMYSMAEYGGFTDERGGFEGEYRAFIVDAGATIVGSALGTTTVTTYIESTAGMREGGRTGVTAMAVAALFLASAFFAPLLTSVPPWAVGPSLVLVGAMMMKVAREIEWGETKAAVPAFVTMILMPLTYSIANGIIAGVALHWALHLYDYVAAAWRWVEKVRKVMGEAQNQVSAAAAADIIPGTPPV; the protein is encoded by the coding sequence ATGGAGGTTGGGCCGTGCAAAGGATTGGGAGAGATGAGCAAAGAGTCCTACAGGAGCCTCTCTGGTTCATGGCGCCGggctgagggcgccctcaaccgcGCCGTCGCCGGCAGCCGCGTCGGCAAGTATTTCAATATCGAGGCTCGCAAGACTTCCTTCACTAAGGAGCTCCGTGCAGGCGCCGCTACCTTCCTCACCATGGCCTACATCATCTCCGTCAACGCTGCCATCCTCGGCGACTCCGGTGGACCCTGCACTCCCCGCCACTGCACACATGTGCACGCCGTCGTTGCCAATTCCTCGGCCACCCACGCGCGCCACCACGGCGCTCTGACGGCGCAACGCCCCTGCGACCTCGACGCCGACCCGGGGTACCAGAAGTGTCTGGAGACGACCAAGAGCGACCTCGTCATGGCCACCATTGTGGCCGCCATGGTCGGCAGCTTCGCGATGGGCGCTGTCGCCAACCTGCCGCTCGCGCTGGCCCCTGGCATGGGCGCCAACGCCTACTTCGCCTACAACATGGTGGGTTTCCGCGGGAGCGGCCCGGTGGCGTACGAGACCGCCATGGCCGCCGTCATGCTCGAAGGCTGTCTCTTCCTCGTCCTCTCGGTGCTGGGTCTGCGCGCCAAGTTGGCCCGAATGATCCCGCGTTCCATCCGCCTCGCCTCCGCGGCCGGCATCGGGCTCTTCCTTGCCTTCACCGGCCTGCAGGCCCGCCAGGGCATGGGTCTCGTCGGGCCGAGCAAGTCCACGCTGGTAGCCGTGGCGGCGTGCGCCAGGACAGACGCGGCCACGGGCGAGTGCCTCGGCGGCGTGATGCAGAGCCCCACCTTCTGGCTCGCCGCCGTTGGCTTCCTCATCACCGCCGTGTGCCTCTCGAGGGAGGTGAAAGGGAGTATGATCTATGGCATTGTGTTCGTCACCGTGATCtcctggttccgagggacgagcgTCACCATCTTCCCAAACACCGATCAGGGGAACTCTCATTACCATTACTTCAAACAGGTGGTGGGCTTCCACACGATCAAGAACACGGCGGGGAGAATAAGCTTCCGCGGCTTCAACAAAGGCGGTGTGTGGGTCTCCGTCCTCACGCTGCTCTACGTCGACGTCCTCGACACGACGGGGTCGATGTACTCGATGGCAGAGTACGGGGGATTCACCGACGAGAGGGGCGGGTTCGAGGGGGAGTACCGGGCGTTCATAGTCGACGCGGGGGCCACCATCGTGGGGTCCGCGCTGGGGACGACGACGGTGACGACCTACATCGAATCGACGGCGGGGATGAGGGAGGGTGGCCGGACGGGGGTGACGGCGATGGCGGTGGCGGCGTTATTCCTGGCGTCGGCCTTCTTCGCGCCGCTGCTGACGAGCGTGCCGCCGTGGGCGGTGGGGCCGTCACTGGTGCTGGTGGGGGCGATGATGATGAAGGTGGCGAGGGAGATCGAATGGGGCGAGACGAAGGCGGCGGTGCCGGCGTTCGTGACCATGATCCTGATGCCGCTGACGTACTCGATCGCGAACGGGATAATCGCGGGGGTGGCGCTGCACTGGGCGCTGCATCTGTACGACTACGTGGCGGCGGCGTGGCGGTGGGTGGAGAAGGTGAGGAAGGTGATGGGGGAGGCGCAGAATCAAGTGTCCGCCGCCGCCGCTGCGGACATCATTCCCGGCACACCACCTGTTTGA
- the LOC122016409 gene encoding protein HHL1, chloroplastic-like: MEVGMSMRSLVLLPPSHPRGALFQEESRFFLRSGSPLPYSSSSKRGQRQTRRSLLVVEAKGKKGMTSGRQFQRAPPPLPKIEDDGNPRFVIFIRTSNVYLWYPLSIVSGGTTAKIMVAAKDNFLGKYIYKDTIARNLAAVIYKDEKEIQKSAFKQFRVLRSATSFRYGYKLVENKNLRAAISTNNVIELPPQEELKTVVDKVKDFFGNATTGAKESFGKLTALGSLTGEESDSKSEVKS; this comes from the exons ATGGAGGTCGGCATGTCAATGCGCTCGCTGGTCCTCCTTCCCCCATCGCATCCTAGAGGAGCTCTCTTTCAGGAGGAGTCACGCTTCTTCTTGCGCAGTGGGTCGCCCCTCCCCTACAGCAGCAGCAGCAAGCGTGGGCAGCGGCAAACGCGGCGGAGTCTGCTGGTGGTGGAAGCCAAGGGAAAGAAAGGGATGACATCAGGCCGCCAGTTTCAGCGCGCCCCTCCTCCTCTCCCTAAGATCGAGGACGACGGCAACCCTCGTTTTGTCATCTTCATCCGCACCTCCAAC GTGTACCTTTGGTACCCTCTTAGTATAGTTTCTGGTGGCACAACTGCGAAGATTATGGTTGCAGCAAAGGATAACTTTCTTGGAAAATATATCTATAAAGATACTATTGCCAGAAATCTTGCAGCTGTTATATACAAA GATGAGAAGGAAATACAAAAGTCAGCATTTAAGCAATTCCGTGTTTTGAGATCTGCTACATCATTCAGATATGGTTATAAACTAGTT gaaaataaaaatttgagaGCTGCAATTTCCACCAATAATGTTATTGAG cTCCCACCACAGGAAGAACTAAAAACTGTGGTTGACAAGGTGAAAGACTTCTTTGGTAATGCTACAACTGGTGCAAAAGAGTCATTTGGAAAGCTAACTGCCTTGGGCTCATTGACGGGCGAGGAATCAGATTCCAAATCTGA GGTGAAGAGTTAG
- the LOC122017268 gene encoding UPF0047 protein YjbQ-like: MAAKWAQKTVVVPAQRRGCHLITPKIVEEIQQDLSGFKCGLAHLFLQHTSASLTINENYDSDVQSDTETFLNRIVPEGRSAPWKHTLEGE; the protein is encoded by the exons ATGGCCGCCAAGTGGGCACAGAAGACCGTCGTCGTCCCTGCTCAGAGGCGCGGATGCCATCTCATCACCCCCAAG ATTGTTGAAGAGATACAACAAGATTTGTCGGGCTTCAAATGCGGCCTTGCTCATCTTTTCC TGCAGCATACAAGTGCTTCTCTCACCATAAATGAGAATTATGACTCTGATGTTCAGAGCGACACTGAAACATTTCTGAATCGGATTGTGCCAGAG GGTCGATCTGCACCGTGGAAGCACACATTGGAAGGTGAGTAA
- the LOC122015286 gene encoding protein transport protein Sec61 subunit alpha-like, with translation MAGGFRVLHLVRPFLAFLPEVQSADRKIPFREKVIYTVISLFIFLVCSQLPLYGIHSTTGADPFYWMRVILASNRGTVMELGITPIVTSGLVMQLLVGSKIIEVDNSVREDRALLNGAQKLLGILIAIGEAVAYVLSGMYGSVSQLGTGNAILIILQLFFAGIIVICLDELLQKGYGLGSGISLFIATNICENIIWKAFSPTTINSGRGAEFEGAVIALFHLLITRTDKVRALREAFYRQNLPNVTNLLATVLVFLIVIYFQGFRVVLPVRSKNARGQQGSYPIKLFYTSNMPIILQSALVSNLYFISQLLYRRYSGNFLVNLLGKWKESEYSGQSIPVGGIAYYITAPSSLSDMAANPFHALFYIVFMLSACALFSKTWIEVSGSSARDVAKQLKEQQMVMPGHRESNLQKELNRYIPTAAAFGGVCIGALTVLADFMGAIGSGTGILLAVTIIYQYFETFEKERASELGFFGL, from the exons ATGGCAGGAGGATTCAGGGTGCTCCATCTTGTCAGGCCATTTTTGGCTTTCTTGCCTGAAGTTCAAAGTGCTGATCGAAAAATCCCATTTAGAGAAAAGGTCATCTACACTGTTATCTCTCTCTTTATCTTTCTTGTTTGCAGTCAACTGCCTCTTTATGGCATTCATTCAACAACTGGAGCGGATCCGTTTTATTGGATGCGTGTTATTCTTGCTTCAAACCGTGGAACTGTTATGGAGCTTGGAATTACTCCAATAGTGACTTCTGGGTTGGTGATGCAACTTCTGGTTGGTTCCAAGATTATTGAAGTCGATAACAGTGTTCGAGAGGATCGTGCTCTTTT AAATGGTGCACAAAAGTTACTTGGTATTCTAATTGCCATTGGAGAGGCAGTTGCATATGTTCTATCTGGAATGTATGGCAGTGTCAGCCAACTTGGGACTGGGAATGCCATTCTCATAATACTTCAACTTTTCTTTGCTGGCATCATTGTCATCTGTTTGGATGAACTTTTACAGAAAGGATATGGTCTTGGATCTGGTATTTCATTGTTCATAGCTACCAATATCTG TGAAAACATAATCTGGAAGGCGTTTAGCCCAACTACCATCAATAGTGGGCGTGGTGCTGAATTTGAAGGTGCTGTTATTGCTCTATTCCATCTATTGATTACACGGACAGACAAAGTCCGTGCTCTGCGTGAGGCTTTCTACCGTCAGAATCTTCCAAATGTGACCAACTTACTCGCCACAGTATTGGTCTTTCTAATTGTCATTTACTTCCAAGGTTTTCGGGTTGTATTGCCTGTGAGGTCGAAGAATGCTCGTGGGCAGCAAGGTTCTTACCCTATCAAGTTGTTCTATACCTCTAATATGCCCATCATCCTGCAGTCTGCTCTTGTATCAAATCTTTACTTCATATCCCAG TTGCTGTATAGAAGGTACAGTGGAAACTTCCTTGTTAATCTGCTGGGGAAGTGGAAAGAATCAGAGTATTCTGGCCAATCCATTCCTGTTGGCGGAATAGCTTACTATATCACTGCTCCGTCAAG CTTGTCGGATATGGCAGCGAATCCATTTCATGCACTTTTCTATATAGTCTTTATGCTCTCAGCTTGTGCACTTTTCTCCAAAACTTGGATAGAAGTTTCTGGATCATCTGCAAGGGATGTAGCCAAGCAACTTAAG GAACAACAAATGGTTATGCCAGGTCATCGGGAGTCCAACTTACAGAAGGAATTGAACCGCTACATCCCTACTGCTGCTGCATTTGGTGGCGTGTGCATTGGTGCATTGACAGTTCTAGCTGATTTCATGGGAGCAATTGGATCTGGGACCGGAATCCTTCTTGCCGTTACAATCATATATCAATACTTTGAGACGTTTGAGAAGGAGAGAGCCAGTGAGCTTGGGTTCTTTGGTCTGTGA
- the LOC122015307 gene encoding probable inactive leucine-rich repeat receptor-like protein kinase At3g03770 — MMPSSVSLTIFLFCLFLFPLTHQFQTTHTQLLLQMRKQLEYPKLLDAWNTTDNLCYSPSSPNLSVTCNGSSVTVLKIVGDKLPKPRKYDGYSVPGKTLSKDFVVDSFVTTLARLTTLKVVILVSLGIWGPLPDKIHRLYSLEVLDLSSNFLYGSIPPKISAMKKLHTFSLDGNYFNGTVPDWFVSLTNLTVLSLQRNSLKGPIPDSIGRVNTLTELALSDNNISGKIPDLSRLSNLEMLDLRDNRLDSELPDMPNGMVTILLSKNLLAGEIPKQIGGLDRLQQLDLSFNFLEGIPPAALFSLQNISYLNLASNMLSGSLPESLTCSSHLGFVDISTNRLTGELPFCLISNANKMVLNFSWNCLSIDAQNQHDSRFCQNETDSRKKHRPLLVAIVGGVLFTLVLSLLVLFVSCRRNFHRAIVEQRLLQKPTPDNSAAGISSELLANARYISQTMKLGTQVLPTYRTFSLEELKEATNNFEQSAFIGEGSIGKLYKGRLENGTFVAIRCLALFKKYSIRNLKLRLDLLSKLRHPHLVYLLGHCIDTEQDDSNVNRVFLIYEFVANGDLSTHLSEHRLERALKWSDRLAVLIGISKAIHFLHTGIIPGFFNNRLKTNNILLDEHLIAKVSDYGLSIITEEIYKHEAKAEGQTPNYRRSPHLEIAHLEDDVYSFGFILLEALMGPAFSKQGAEHCLKELAMLYASQTEQSRILDPVLASSSQESLSIVISITTKCLCQESSRPSIEDVLWNLQYAAQVQATSDGEQKSDILSQA, encoded by the exons ATGATGCCCTCTTCTGTGTCCCTAACAATCTTCTTATTTTGCTTATTCTTGTTCCCTCTAACGCATCAATTCCAAACAACGCACACCCAGTTGTTGCTTCAGATGAGGAAGCAATTGGAGTACCCAAAGCTGCTTGATGCGTGGAATACCACTGACAATCTGTGTTATTCGCCTTCTTCGCCAAACTTAAGCGTCACTTGCAATGGAAGCTCAGTCACAGTGCTCAAGATTGTGGGCGACAAGCTCCCAAAGCCTAGAAAGTACGACGGTTACTCAGTCCCAGGCAAGACACTATCCAAAGACTTCGTTGTCGATTCTTTTGTTACAACTCTGGCCAGATTGACTACTTTGAAAGTAGTTATCTTGGTTTCTCTGGGAATTTGGGGTCCTCTTCCAGACAAGATTCACAGACTGTATTCACTCGAAGTGCTCGATCTGAGCTCTAATTTTTTATATGGTTCCATCCCTCCTAAGATATCTGCCATGAAAAAGCTTCATACATTTTCCCTTGATGGAAACTATTTCAATGGCACAGTTCCAGATTGGTTTGTATCATTGACGAACCTCACAGTTTTAAGCTTGCAGAGAAATAGCCTCAAGGGGCCGATCCCTGATTCGATAGGAAGAGTTAACACGCTAACCGAACTTGCTTTGTCTGACAACAATATTTCTGGTAAAATCCCTGATCTTAGTAGACTAAGCAATCTTGAGATGTTGGACTTAAGAGACAACCGGTTAGATTCTGAACTGCCAGACATGCCAAATGGTATGGTTACCATCTTGCTTAGCAAAAACTTACTGGCAGGTGAGATTCCAAAACAAATCGGGGGATTGGATCGGCTTCAGCAACTCGACTTATCATTTAACTTCCTCGAGGGCATTCCACCTGCTGCTTTGTTTTCTTTGCAAAACATAAGTTATTTGAACCTGGCTTCTAATATGCTCAGTGGATCCCTCCCAGAAAGTTTAACTTGTAGTAGTCACCTTGGATTTGTTGACATTTCTACTAACAGACTCACTGGTGAATTACCATTTTGTTTGATCTCAAATGCTAATAAGATGGTTTTGAACTTCAGTTGGAATTGTTTGTCTATTGATGCTCAGAATCAGCATGATTCCAGATTCTGCCAGAATGAGACAGATTCCAGAAAGAAGCACAGGCCACTGTTGGTTGCTATTGTTGGAGGAGTTCTCTTTACGCTAGTATTGTCTTTGTTAGTTCTTTTTGTCTCTTGCAGAAGAAACTTCCATCGAGCTATAGTAGAACAACGACTGTTGCAAAAGCCAACACCAGATAATTCAGCTGCAGGAATATCATCTGAGCTTCTTGCCAATGCAA GGTATATTTCTCAAACAATGAAGCTTGGAACACAAGTATTGCCAACATATCGGACCTTTTCCTTGGAAGAATTGAAAGAAGCCACAAACAATTTTGAACAATCAGCATTTATTGGCGAGGGTTCAATTGGAAAG TTGTACAAAGGAAGATTGGAAAATGGAACCTTTGTAGCTATACGATGTTTGGCATTGTTCAAGAAGTACTCAATTAGAAATTTGAAGCTCCGTCTGGATCTGCTATCGAAACTTCGCCATCCCCACTTGGTCTACCTCTTGGGGCACTGCATTGATACTGAACAAGATGATTCTAATGTAAATAGAGTCTTCCTCATCTATGAATTTGTTGCTAATGGCGATCTCAGCACACATTTGTCTG AACACAGACTGGAGAGGGCTCTTAAGTGGTCAGATAGACTAGCAGTTTTAATAGGCATTTCGAAGGCGATCCACTTCTTACACACAGGAATAATTCCTGGCTTCTTCAACAATCGACTGAAAACAAACAATATCTTACTTGATGAGCATTTGATAGCTAAAGTGAGTGACTATGGGCTGTCAATTATAACAGAAGAAATCTACAAGCACGAG GCAAAGGCAGAAGGCCAAACACCTAACTACAGAAGATCGCCACATCT GGAAATAGCACACTTGGAAGATGATGTTTATTCATTTGGCTTCATTTTACTTGAAGCACTCATGGGGCCAGCATTTTCCAAGCAAGGTGCTGAACATTGCTTGAAAGAACTG GCCATGTTATACgcgagccaaacagagcagagtCGCATTCTCGATCCAGTTCTAGCCTCATCCTCTCAAGAGTCTCTATCAATTGTGATATCTATCACAACCAAATGCCTGTGCCAGGAGTCATCTCGCCCCTCGATCGAGGATGTCTTATGGAATCTGCAGTATGCCGCTCAGGTTCAGGCCACGTCTGATGGGGAACAGAAGTCAGACATCCTATCACAAGCGTGA